One genomic region from Salipiger sp. CCB-MM3 encodes:
- a CDS encoding DUF6636 domain-containing protein translates to MSLAHRRLRFCLPAAQPFPNGLLIFALTLIALPLIALPLIALLPAPARADVTPFKTPSGNIECYIGDSGTATDLQCAIFEFSAAPALPRPASCAAPWGHSYILLEQGPVTMVCGGPGPKNTAPGVDIAPYGVSARWGGISCLSQKTGLQCQNADGHGFLLSRRVLKVW, encoded by the coding sequence ATGAGCCTCGCGCACCGCCGCCTTCGCTTTTGCCTGCCTGCCGCCCAGCCGTTCCCTAACGGTCTGTTAATATTTGCCCTGACCCTCATTGCCCTGCCCCTCATTGCCCTGCCCCTCATCGCCCTACTCCCCGCGCCCGCCCGCGCCGATGTCACGCCATTCAAGACCCCCTCCGGCAACATCGAATGTTATATCGGCGACAGCGGCACCGCGACGGACCTGCAATGCGCGATCTTCGAGTTCAGCGCCGCGCCCGCCTTGCCGCGTCCGGCGTCCTGCGCGGCCCCTTGGGGCCACAGTTACATCCTGCTCGAACAAGGCCCGGTGACCATGGTCTGCGGCGGGCCGGGCCCCAAGAACACCGCGCCGGGGGTCGATATCGCGCCCTATGGCGTCTCGGCCCGATGGGGCGGCATTTCCTGCCTGTCACAAAAGACCGGGCTGCAGTGCCAGAACGCCGATGGCCACGGCTTTTTGCTGTCGCGCCGCGTGCTCAAGGTCTGGTAG
- a CDS encoding HupE/UreJ family protein, with protein MIRLLCVLLLCLSVLPGRGEAHALDPGYLELTALREGQWRVSWRMPDVSGKPMAISPVLPEGCTASEPPPPSFDGRGWVSGWISTCPQGLAGGTIAIDGLERTRTETLVRYELAPGKMQTQRLTNGAPAFTVPADLDSLGVFTSYVGLGVTHILEGVDHLLFVFALLLLIRGRGRLLWAITAFTAAHSVTLAAATLGWLTLPPPPVEAVIALSIVFLGYELTLPPEARDQLAQRFPWVISFTFGLIHGLGFAGALREIGLPQDDIPLALLSFNIGVEAGQILFICGVLILGLLVHRLFPLLERGQARLVRVAGYGIGSLAAFWVIERVAAF; from the coding sequence ATGATCCGGCTGCTTTGCGTGCTGCTATTGTGTCTGAGCGTGCTGCCGGGACGCGGAGAGGCGCATGCGCTCGATCCGGGCTATCTGGAGCTGACCGCGCTGCGCGAAGGGCAGTGGCGGGTCAGCTGGCGGATGCCCGACGTGAGCGGCAAGCCCATGGCGATCAGCCCGGTGCTGCCCGAGGGCTGCACCGCCTCGGAGCCGCCGCCGCCAAGCTTTGACGGGCGCGGCTGGGTGAGCGGCTGGATCTCCACCTGCCCGCAGGGGCTTGCCGGGGGCACAATCGCCATCGACGGGCTGGAGCGCACCCGCACCGAGACGCTGGTGCGCTACGAGCTTGCGCCGGGGAAGATGCAGACCCAGCGGCTGACCAATGGCGCGCCCGCCTTCACCGTGCCTGCGGATCTGGACAGTTTGGGGGTGTTCACCAGCTACGTCGGGCTTGGGGTGACGCATATCCTCGAAGGGGTGGACCACCTGCTGTTTGTCTTCGCGCTGCTTCTGCTGATCCGTGGGCGCGGGCGGCTGCTGTGGGCGATCACTGCCTTTACCGCCGCGCATAGCGTCACGCTGGCCGCCGCCACGCTGGGCTGGCTGACCCTGCCGCCGCCGCCCGTCGAGGCGGTGATCGCCCTGTCGATCGTCTTTCTGGGTTATGAGCTGACCTTGCCGCCCGAGGCGCGCGACCAACTGGCGCAGCGGTTTCCATGGGTGATTTCCTTTACCTTCGGGCTGATCCACGGGCTGGGCTTCGCCGGGGCGCTGCGCGAGATCGGCTTGCCGCAGGATGACATCCCGCTGGCGCTGCTGTCGTTCAACATCGGGGTGGAGGCGGGGCAGATCCTGTTTATCTGCGGTGTGTTGATCCTTGGCCTGCTGGTGCACCGGCTGTTTCCGCTGCTGGAGCGCGGGCAGGCGCGGCTTGTCCGCGTTGCGGGCTACGGCATCGGCAGCCTTGCCGCCTTTTGGGTGATCGAGCGGGTGGCGGCCTTTTGA
- a CDS encoding SDR family oxidoreductase, whose translation MAQGTIIITGASSGIGRQTAQHFLAKGWRVGLIGRRESLLTEMAQDAPDALPLPCDVTDEASVEAAFDRALAQWGRIDVLFNNAGQGLKSVPVDEVSLEDWRRVTDVNITGMFLCARAAFARMRAQDPQGGRIINNGSVSAHVPRPGSIAYTASKHAVTGMTRALSLDGRPYGIACGQIDIGNALTEMSAGQQKGVPQADGSIAVEPMFDASEVARAVHHMASLPPEANIQFVTLMATAMPYIGRG comes from the coding sequence ATGGCGCAAGGCACGATCATCATCACCGGCGCGTCCTCGGGCATCGGTCGCCAGACCGCGCAGCACTTTCTCGCAAAGGGCTGGCGCGTGGGCCTCATCGGCCGCCGCGAAAGCCTGCTGACCGAGATGGCGCAGGATGCCCCCGACGCGCTGCCCCTGCCCTGCGACGTCACCGACGAGGCCTCGGTCGAGGCCGCCTTCGACCGGGCACTGGCGCAATGGGGCCGGATCGACGTGCTGTTCAACAACGCCGGTCAGGGGCTGAAATCGGTGCCGGTGGATGAGGTCTCGCTCGAAGACTGGCGCCGGGTCACCGATGTGAACATCACCGGCATGTTCCTCTGCGCCCGCGCCGCCTTTGCCCGGATGCGCGCGCAGGATCCGCAAGGCGGGCGGATCATCAACAACGGCTCGGTCTCGGCGCATGTCCCGCGCCCCGGCTCTATCGCCTATACCGCCTCGAAACATGCGGTCACCGGGATGACCCGCGCGCTTTCCCTGGATGGCCGCCCCTATGGCATCGCCTGCGGTCAGATCGACATCGGCAACGCGCTGACCGAGATGTCCGCCGGGCAGCAGAAGGGCGTTCCGCAGGCGGATGGCTCCATCGCGGTGGAGCCGATGTTCGACGCGAGCGAGGTCGCGCGCGCCGTGCACCATATGGCCAGCCTGCCACCCGAGGCGAACATCCAGTTCGTCACGCTGATGGCGACGGCGATGCCCTATATCGGGCGCGGCTAG
- a CDS encoding DUF3604 domain-containing protein, protein MRPKMQPKMQTKAFGAALTASALFLTPSGLFAQESSQEGGAYTAGLSGPIDVMKGRPYSPYANRAFPTDVFFGDTHVHTALSPDAGGAGTTLGPRDAYRYARGDQVTTSTGQPNKVRVPYDFFMITDHSDAMGVIQDIMMGTPEILADPDGKKYHEDFNAGGQVAGDAMWRLIEQFGQGELPEALNYQPGLPAFDAVWYDIVDAAEEFNDPGKFTTFIAFEWTSLEKGNNLHRNVILRDGGERAKQVIAYTTQPPMGSNNPRDLWKWMQNYEDTTGGDVLAIPHNGNLSNGMMFAMQDDFDGGAPYDPGYAEQRQKWERLYEATQMKGDGEAHPFLSPDDAFADFETWDYGNLDATAAKTEEMLPGEYARSGLLRGMVLEEELGTNPFKFGMVGAGDNHVAVPSPDNDNFFGKYATYEPSAHRIIEDGELHVALANEDLGLTLYSYEYITSGLTAVWAQENTRGALFDAMQRREVYATTGTRIRVRFFGGWDYAEDDALRRDLALVGYTKGVPMGSDMPPAPEGAEAPSFLVYALRDSAGANLDRVQVVKGWIDAEGTPQEKVYDVAWSDDRTPAEDGTVPPVGSTVDLSIPSWTNTIGAAELGTVWTDPDFDPALKAFYYARVIEIPTPRWTAYDAVKFDLELPEEVPMTNQQRAYTSPIWYTPAE, encoded by the coding sequence ATGCGACCCAAGATGCAACCCAAGATGCAAACCAAGGCTTTCGGTGCCGCACTGACCGCGAGCGCGCTTTTCCTCACCCCAAGCGGGCTTTTTGCGCAGGAGAGCTCGCAGGAGGGCGGGGCCTATACCGCGGGCCTCTCCGGGCCGATCGACGTGATGAAGGGGCGGCCCTATTCGCCCTATGCCAACCGCGCCTTTCCGACCGATGTGTTCTTTGGCGACACCCATGTGCACACCGCGCTCTCGCCCGATGCGGGCGGCGCGGGCACCACGCTGGGGCCGCGCGATGCCTATCGCTACGCGCGCGGCGATCAGGTGACCACCAGCACCGGCCAGCCCAACAAGGTGCGCGTGCCCTACGACTTTTTCATGATCACCGACCATTCGGACGCGATGGGCGTGATCCAAGACATCATGATGGGCACGCCCGAGATCCTCGCCGATCCGGACGGCAAGAAATACCACGAGGATTTCAATGCGGGCGGGCAGGTGGCCGGGGATGCCATGTGGCGGCTGATCGAACAGTTCGGCCAAGGAGAGCTGCCCGAGGCGCTGAACTACCAGCCCGGCCTGCCGGCCTTTGACGCGGTCTGGTACGACATCGTCGACGCCGCCGAAGAGTTCAACGATCCCGGCAAGTTCACCACGTTCATCGCCTTTGAGTGGACCTCGCTGGAGAAGGGCAACAACCTGCACCGCAACGTGATCCTGCGCGACGGGGGCGAGCGGGCGAAACAGGTGATCGCCTATACGACGCAGCCGCCCATGGGCTCGAACAACCCGCGCGATCTGTGGAAATGGATGCAGAACTACGAGGACACCACCGGCGGCGACGTGCTGGCCATCCCGCACAATGGCAACCTGTCGAACGGCATGATGTTCGCCATGCAGGATGATTTCGACGGCGGCGCGCCCTATGATCCCGGTTATGCTGAGCAGCGCCAGAAATGGGAGCGGCTCTATGAGGCGACGCAGATGAAGGGCGACGGCGAGGCGCATCCCTTCCTGTCCCCCGATGACGCTTTTGCCGATTTCGAGACGTGGGATTACGGCAACCTCGACGCCACCGCCGCCAAGACCGAAGAGATGCTGCCCGGCGAATACGCCCGGTCCGGCCTGCTGCGCGGGATGGTGCTGGAGGAGGAGCTGGGCACCAACCCGTTCAAGTTTGGCATGGTGGGGGCCGGTGACAACCACGTCGCGGTGCCGAGCCCGGACAACGACAACTTCTTTGGCAAATACGCCACTTACGAGCCGTCGGCGCATCGGATCATCGAGGATGGCGAGCTGCATGTGGCGCTGGCCAACGAGGATCTGGGGCTGACCCTCTACAGCTACGAGTATATCACCTCTGGCCTCACCGCGGTCTGGGCGCAGGAGAACACCCGTGGGGCGCTGTTCGACGCGATGCAGCGGCGCGAGGTCTATGCCACCACCGGCACCCGCATCCGCGTGCGCTTCTTCGGTGGCTGGGACTACGCCGAAGACGACGCGCTGCGCCGGGATCTGGCGCTGGTGGGCTACACCAAGGGCGTGCCCATGGGATCGGACATGCCGCCCGCGCCCGAAGGGGCCGAAGCGCCGAGCTTCTTGGTCTACGCGCTGCGCGATTCCGCGGGGGCGAACCTCGACCGCGTGCAGGTGGTGAAGGGCTGGATCGACGCCGAGGGCACCCCGCAAGAGAAGGTCTATGACGTGGCGTGGTCGGATGATCGCACGCCCGCCGAGGATGGCACCGTTCCGCCGGTGGGCAGCACCGTCGATCTGTCGATCCCCAGCTGGACCAACACCATCGGCGCGGCGGAACTGGGCACGGTCTGGACCGACCCCGACTTCGATCCTGCGCTCAAGGCCTTCTACTACGCGCGGGTAATCGAGATCCCGACGCCGCGCTGGACGGCCTATGACGCGGTGAAATTCGACCTCGAACTGCCCGAGGAAGTGCCGATGACCAACCAGCAGCGCGCCTATACCTCGCCGATCTGGTACACTCCGGCGGAGTAA
- a CDS encoding peptidyl-prolyl cis-trans isomerase, giving the protein MRRILSSPLLHFFVIAGAIFGTYALLDDTPEAPPPDAISLSVAEAQNMRERFAAVWNRQPTPAEMDGLLSNWAREEAMVREALRLGLDSGDAAIRQRLAQKMEFIGESGAAALEPDEAALAAFVESHRARFALPARYAFEQVLLDEQDPGAIEALRVKLQEGADPMLIGRGAMLPPALPLTGAPAIDRSFGSGFHSALAELPTGQWQGPVQSAYGLHLIRITDSAAPELPPLEAIRDRVEAEWRAAKAKEMGAAFSEALMERYEITLPSSEEVLAQ; this is encoded by the coding sequence ATGCGACGCATTCTGAGCTCCCCGCTTCTGCATTTCTTCGTCATCGCGGGGGCGATCTTTGGCACCTACGCGCTGCTCGATGACACGCCCGAAGCGCCGCCGCCGGACGCGATCAGCCTCAGCGTCGCCGAAGCGCAGAACATGCGCGAGCGCTTCGCCGCCGTCTGGAACCGCCAGCCCACCCCGGCCGAGATGGACGGTCTGCTGAGTAACTGGGCCCGCGAGGAGGCGATGGTGCGCGAGGCGCTGCGCCTTGGGCTCGACAGTGGCGATGCGGCGATCCGCCAGCGGCTGGCGCAGAAAATGGAATTCATCGGCGAGTCGGGGGCGGCGGCGCTGGAGCCGGACGAAGCGGCGCTGGCGGCGTTTGTCGAGAGCCACCGCGCGCGCTTTGCGCTGCCCGCGCGCTATGCCTTCGAGCAGGTGCTGCTGGACGAGCAGGACCCCGGCGCGATCGAGGCGTTGCGCGTGAAGCTGCAGGAGGGCGCGGATCCGATGCTGATCGGGCGCGGCGCCATGCTGCCTCCGGCGCTGCCGCTGACCGGCGCGCCCGCCATCGACCGCAGCTTTGGCAGCGGCTTTCACAGCGCGCTGGCGGAACTGCCGACGGGGCAATGGCAGGGGCCGGTGCAGAGCGCCTATGGGCTGCATCTCATCCGTATCACCGACAGCGCCGCGCCGGAGCTGCCGCCGCTGGAGGCGATCCGCGACCGGGTCGAGGCGGAATGGCGGGCGGCCAAGGCCAAGGAGATGGGCGCGGCCTTCTCGGAGGCGCTGATGGAGCGCTATGAGATCACGCTGCCCTCCAGCGAAGAGGTTCTGGCGCAATGA
- a CDS encoding Ldh family oxidoreductase — MPLIPHDRLQAFATDILAAAGMEADKAQTTASVLLEGDMIGHDTHGVSLIPMYLKALSSGEMSGSGAPEVVSDRGACFVWDGRLLPGAWLVTRALERACDRVTTHGVVTAAIRSSHHTCALAAFMRPVTERGFIARLSCSNPAANRMAPYGGTRPLLTPNPIAYGFPTRGTPIVVDVSCSITTTTMTQTLARSGGRFPEPWAQTADGTPTDDPREVTEHGGSLLPLGGALKGHKGYGLALSEELLTQGLSGKGRANTDAPGPLAQSVFLQVMDPEAFAGLDPFLDQSDHLAEACRSNPPAAGATGAVRVPGDSAAAKRARALAEGVPVAASVLEALNEAAMRLNAGALEVA; from the coding sequence ATGCCCCTGATCCCCCACGACCGTCTTCAGGCTTTTGCGACCGATATTCTGGCTGCGGCAGGGATGGAGGCCGACAAGGCTCAGACCACTGCGAGCGTGTTGCTCGAAGGCGATATGATCGGCCATGACACCCATGGTGTCTCGCTGATCCCAATGTATCTCAAGGCGCTATCTTCGGGCGAGATGTCCGGAAGCGGCGCCCCTGAGGTTGTGTCGGACCGCGGCGCCTGTTTCGTATGGGACGGACGTCTGCTGCCCGGCGCATGGCTGGTGACCCGGGCGCTGGAGCGGGCCTGCGACCGGGTCACCACGCATGGAGTCGTCACTGCGGCGATCCGCTCCTCGCATCACACCTGCGCGCTCGCGGCCTTCATGCGCCCGGTCACCGAGCGCGGCTTCATCGCCCGTCTCAGCTGTTCCAATCCGGCAGCCAACCGCATGGCGCCCTATGGCGGCACCCGCCCGCTGCTGACCCCCAACCCGATCGCCTATGGCTTTCCCACGCGCGGCACGCCGATCGTGGTAGATGTCTCCTGCTCGATCACCACCACCACGATGACGCAGACCTTGGCGCGCAGCGGCGGCCGCTTCCCCGAGCCTTGGGCGCAGACCGCCGACGGCACGCCCACCGACGATCCCCGCGAGGTGACAGAACACGGCGGCTCGCTGCTGCCGCTCGGCGGCGCGCTCAAAGGGCACAAGGGCTATGGGCTTGCCCTCTCGGAGGAGTTGCTGACCCAAGGCCTCTCGGGCAAGGGCCGCGCCAACACCGACGCGCCGGGACCGCTGGCGCAAAGCGTCTTCCTGCAGGTGATGGACCCCGAGGCTTTCGCCGGGCTCGATCCGTTTCTCGACCAATCCGACCATCTGGCCGAGGCCTGCCGCAGTAATCCGCCCGCAGCGGGCGCGACGGGCGCGGTGCGCGTTCCCGGAGATTCCGCCGCCGCCAAACGCGCGCGGGCGCTGGCCGAGGGCGTGCCGGTCGCGGCTTCAGTGCTGGAGGCCCTGAACGAGGCCGCCATGCGCCTTAACGCGGGCGCGCTGGAGGTCGCGTGA
- the dgcN gene encoding N-acetyltransferase DgcN, whose protein sequence is MIETPYLLFLGDAPDGLAAKVAQGIKDWRPENCVGQFRLEGCKADLGLKDMTLAEAKAAGAKTLVIGVANRGGVISQTWKKVLVEALEEGFDLASGLHNLLRNEEDLKAVAKATGQTLHDVRIPSVQYPIANGEKRTGKRLLAVGTDCSVGKMYTALALDAAMREKGMKSTFRATGQTGILITGDGVPLDAVIADFMAGSIEYLTPDNEPDHWDIIEGQGSLFHVSYSGVTMALVHGGQPDALVLCHEPTRTHMRGLPGYKLPTLEAVRDVALELAKVANPDCKVIGVSINTQHMGEEEAKAYCAEVEESLGLPCVDPYRHGAERLADAVAAL, encoded by the coding sequence ATGATCGAGACGCCGTATCTCCTCTTCCTCGGTGACGCCCCCGACGGTCTGGCCGCCAAGGTGGCACAGGGCATCAAGGACTGGCGCCCCGAGAACTGCGTTGGTCAGTTCCGCCTTGAAGGCTGCAAGGCCGATCTGGGCCTCAAGGACATGACCCTTGCCGAAGCCAAGGCCGCCGGTGCCAAGACGCTGGTGATCGGCGTCGCCAACCGTGGCGGCGTGATCTCGCAGACCTGGAAAAAGGTTCTGGTGGAAGCACTTGAGGAAGGCTTTGACCTTGCCTCGGGCCTGCACAACCTGCTGCGCAACGAAGAAGACCTCAAAGCCGTCGCCAAGGCCACCGGCCAGACGCTGCACGACGTGCGCATTCCTTCGGTGCAATATCCGATCGCCAACGGCGAGAAGCGCACCGGCAAGCGCCTGCTGGCCGTGGGCACCGATTGCTCGGTCGGCAAGATGTATACCGCGCTGGCTCTGGACGCGGCGATGCGCGAAAAGGGCATGAAGTCCACCTTCCGCGCCACCGGCCAGACCGGCATCCTGATCACCGGCGACGGTGTGCCGCTCGACGCGGTGATCGCCGACTTCATGGCCGGCTCGATCGAATATCTCACCCCCGACAATGAGCCCGATCACTGGGACATCATCGAGGGTCAGGGCTCGCTGTTCCACGTCTCCTACTCGGGCGTGACCATGGCGCTGGTGCATGGCGGTCAGCCGGACGCGCTGGTGCTCTGCCACGAGCCGACCCGCACCCATATGCGCGGCCTGCCGGGCTACAAGCTGCCGACGCTGGAAGCGGTGCGCGACGTGGCGCTGGAACTGGCCAAGGTCGCCAACCCCGACTGCAAGGTGATTGGCGTGTCGATCAACACCCAGCACATGGGCGAGGAAGAGGCCAAAGCCTATTGCGCCGAGGTCGAGGAAAGCCTTGGTCTGCCCTGCGTCGACCCCTACCGCCACGGCGCCGAGCGCCTCGCGGATGCGGTGGCGGCGCTCTGA
- a CDS encoding L-malyl-CoA/beta-methylmalyl-CoA lyase, translated as MSFRIQPAAPARPNRCQLFGPGSRPAIFEKMAASAADVINLDLEDSVAPDDKDSARANIIEAIGDIDWGKKTLSVRINGLDTPYWYRDVVDLLEQASDRLDQIMIPKVGCAGDLYAVDALVTAVERAKGRSKPIAFEVIIESAAGIAHVEEIAAASPRLEAMSLGAADFAASMGMATTGIGGTQENYYMLHEGAKHWSDPWHWAQAAIVAACRTHGVLPVDGPFGDFSDDEGYRAQALRSATLGMVGKWAIHPKQVALANEVFTPSEGAVTEAREILAAMEAAKAKGEGATVYKGRLVDIASIKQAEVIVRQSEMIASA; from the coding sequence ATGAGCTTTCGCATCCAGCCCGCCGCGCCCGCCCGCCCGAACCGCTGCCAGCTTTTCGGCCCCGGCTCGCGTCCGGCGATCTTCGAGAAGATGGCCGCCAGCGCCGCGGACGTGATCAACCTCGACCTCGAGGACTCGGTCGCCCCCGACGACAAGGATAGTGCGCGCGCCAATATCATCGAGGCCATCGGCGATATCGACTGGGGCAAGAAGACGCTTTCGGTGCGGATCAACGGGCTCGACACGCCCTATTGGTACCGCGACGTGGTCGATCTTTTGGAGCAGGCCAGCGACCGGCTCGACCAGATCATGATCCCGAAAGTGGGCTGCGCAGGGGACCTTTATGCCGTGGATGCGCTGGTTACCGCCGTCGAGCGCGCCAAAGGCCGGAGCAAGCCGATCGCCTTTGAGGTGATCATCGAGTCTGCCGCGGGTATCGCCCATGTGGAAGAGATCGCCGCCGCCTCGCCCCGGCTTGAGGCGATGAGCCTAGGCGCCGCCGATTTCGCCGCCTCCATGGGCATGGCGACCACCGGCATCGGTGGCACGCAAGAGAATTACTACATGCTGCACGAAGGCGCCAAACACTGGTCCGATCCGTGGCACTGGGCGCAGGCCGCCATCGTCGCCGCCTGCCGCACCCATGGCGTGCTGCCGGTCGATGGCCCCTTCGGTGATTTCTCGGACGACGAGGGCTACCGCGCGCAGGCGCTGCGCTCGGCGACGCTGGGCATGGTCGGCAAATGGGCCATTCACCCCAAGCAGGTGGCGCTGGCCAATGAGGTCTTTACCCCCTCCGAGGGCGCGGTGACCGAGGCGCGCGAGATCCTCGCCGCCATGGAAGCGGCCAAGGCCAAGGGCGAGGGTGCCACGGTCTACAAGGGCCGTCTGGTGGACATCGCCTCGATCAAACAGGCCGAGGTGATCGTGCGCCAGTCCGAGATGATCGCCAGCGCCTGA
- a CDS encoding D-amino-acid transaminase, with product MRTVYVNGEYLPETEAKVSIFDRAFLMADGVYEVTSVLGGKLIDFDGHAKRLARSLKELDMKAPCTEEELLAIHRELVKLNEITDGLVYLQVTRGSAGDRDFAFPDPETTEPTLVLFTQNKPGLADNPAAKKGIKVISLEDIRWGRRDIKTVQLLYPSMAKMAAKKAGCDDAWFVEDGKVTEGSSNNAYIVKGGKIITRELSTDILHGITRAAVLRFAKEAQMVVEERSFTIDEAKDADEAFVTSASSFVMPVVEVDGAAVGAGTPGPVATRLREIYLEESMKVAV from the coding sequence ATGCGCACCGTTTACGTCAATGGCGAGTACCTGCCCGAGACCGAGGCCAAAGTGTCGATCTTCGACCGGGCCTTTCTGATGGCCGATGGGGTCTATGAGGTGACCTCGGTTCTTGGCGGCAAGCTGATCGATTTCGACGGCCACGCCAAGCGGCTCGCCCGCTCGCTGAAAGAGCTGGACATGAAGGCGCCCTGCACCGAGGAAGAGCTGCTGGCGATCCACCGCGAGCTGGTCAAGCTCAACGAGATCACCGATGGGCTCGTCTACCTGCAGGTTACCCGTGGCTCGGCTGGCGATCGCGATTTCGCCTTCCCCGACCCCGAGACCACCGAGCCGACGCTGGTGCTGTTCACCCAGAACAAGCCCGGCCTCGCCGACAACCCGGCGGCCAAGAAGGGCATCAAGGTGATCTCGCTGGAAGACATCCGCTGGGGCCGCCGCGACATCAAGACGGTGCAGCTGCTGTACCCGTCGATGGCCAAGATGGCCGCTAAGAAAGCCGGCTGCGACGATGCGTGGTTCGTCGAGGACGGCAAGGTGACCGAGGGCTCGTCGAACAACGCCTATATCGTCAAGGGCGGTAAGATCATCACCCGCGAGCTGTCGACCGACATCCTGCACGGCATCACCCGCGCCGCGGTGCTGCGGTTCGCCAAGGAAGCGCAGATGGTCGTGGAAGAGCGCAGCTTCACCATCGACGAGGCGAAAGACGCGGATGAGGCCTTTGTGACCTCGGCGTCCAGCTTCGTCATGCCGGTGGTCGAGGTCGACGGTGCTGCGGTCGGTGCGGGCACACCCGGCCCGGTGGCGACGCGTCTGCGCGAGATCTACCTCGAAGAAAGCATGAAAGTCGCGGTCTGA
- the dgcA gene encoding N-acetyl-D-Glu racemase DgcA, with product MSIEVTRDTFKLAQVFTISRGSRTESKVITVKITRGGITGWGECVPYARYDETLDSVEAQIQSLPQDVTREALQDLLPAGAARNAVDCALWDLEAKTAGKRVWDLLDLPAPQPEVTAYTLSLAAPEEMQAQAAKNAFRPLLKVKLGTPEDLPRLEAVRAGAPESTIIVDANEGWTPEVYAELAPHLQRLGVAMVEQPLPAGEDDALLGMERPVPICADESCHDRASLPSLKGKYDIVNIKLDKTGGLTEALALLDAAKAEGYGIFVGCMVGSSLAMAPAVIVAQGAQYVDLDAPLLLGEDREAALLYDDAGVHAPEAALWG from the coding sequence TTGAGCATCGAGGTCACCCGCGACACCTTCAAGCTGGCGCAGGTCTTCACCATCTCGCGCGGCAGCCGCACCGAATCCAAGGTGATCACCGTGAAGATCACCCGCGGCGGCATCACCGGCTGGGGCGAATGCGTGCCCTATGCGCGCTATGACGAAACGCTGGACAGCGTCGAGGCGCAGATCCAATCGCTGCCGCAGGATGTAACCCGCGAGGCGCTGCAGGATCTGCTGCCCGCAGGCGCCGCGCGCAACGCGGTGGATTGCGCGCTGTGGGATCTGGAGGCCAAGACCGCAGGCAAGCGCGTGTGGGATCTGCTGGATCTGCCCGCGCCGCAGCCCGAGGTGACGGCCTATACGCTCTCGCTCGCCGCCCCCGAAGAGATGCAGGCGCAGGCCGCCAAGAACGCCTTCCGCCCGCTGCTGAAGGTGAAGCTGGGCACGCCCGAGGATCTGCCGCGGCTCGAAGCCGTGCGCGCCGGGGCGCCCGAGAGCACCATCATCGTCGATGCCAATGAAGGCTGGACGCCCGAGGTCTATGCCGAGCTGGCGCCGCATCTGCAGCGTCTGGGTGTTGCCATGGTCGAGCAGCCGCTGCCCGCGGGCGAGGATGACGCGCTGCTGGGCATGGAGCGCCCGGTGCCGATCTGCGCCGATGAGAGCTGCCACGACCGCGCTTCGCTGCCGAGCCTCAAGGGCAAATACGACATCGTCAACATCAAGCTCGACAAGACCGGCGGTCTGACCGAGGCGCTGGCGCTGCTCGACGCGGCCAAGGCCGAGGGCTACGGCATCTTCGTCGGCTGCATGGTGGGCAGCTCGCTGGCCATGGCACCGGCGGTGATCGTGGCGCAGGGCGCGCAATACGTCGATCTCGACGCGCCGCTGCTGCTGGGCGAGGACCGCGAGGCGGCTCTGCTTTACGACGACGCGGGTGTGCATGCGCCCGAGGCGGCGCTCTGGGGCTGA